Proteins co-encoded in one Erinaceus europaeus chromosome 2, mEriEur2.1, whole genome shotgun sequence genomic window:
- the LOC103127263 gene encoding sialic acid-binding Ig-like lectin 5 isoform X2: MGSLLLLLLLLLLLALLWGVEWAQGQWSAGGERAGIQGQGPRINIQAPDPVKVQEGLCVLVPCSFYYPWSSQNNYNILTYWFRGEGDHRTATLVATNYYYWNKVKPEIAGRFKLLSHSTNSCSLSITGARKEDQGAYFFRVERGNDKYNYKEKKLNLQVTAQPDIDFEKPLVSGQPARLTCIVWGSCDGKAPLFSWLGDALDSLRSKIKNSQVLSFTPRLQDHGSNLTCRVKVPQAQVSTERTIRLNVSYTPQNLTIHICRDNKDHSIKQCRGPGVMTNRRSRIRRRKRKRKNRGALKTVQNASSLSILEGQALRLLCEADSNPPARLSWFRRSLSENDTILSNSSTLELPSVRRMDEGEFTCLAENYLGSQLVFLSLSVNSTPHLQGPSCFWEDKVLHCSCFSQAWPVPSLSWWQEDQALRAINNETSMVTTKSEGPWANSSVSLRWGLGPGLRLICKAQNAHGERSSAVLLLTGEQEQGSWPLVLTLIRGGLMGAGFLLTYGLTWIYYTRCPGSSSRQN; encoded by the exons ATGGggtctctgctgctgctgctgctgctgctgctgctgctggcacTGCTGTGGGGGGTTGAGTGGGCACAGGGACAATGGAGTGCAGGGGGAGAGAGGGCAGGGATCCAGGGGCAGGGTCCAAGGATAAACATCCAAGCACCAGATCCAGTGAAGGTGCAGGAGGGGCTGTGTGTCCTTGTGCCCTGCTCCTTCTACTACCCCTGGAGTTCCCAGAATAACTACAACATCCTCACTTACTGGTTCCGGGGTGAGGGTGATCACCGCACTGCTACTCTTGTGGccacaaattattattattggaataAAGTGAAGCCAGAGATTGCGGGCAGATTCAAACTTCTCAGCCACTCCACAAACAGCTGCTCCCTGAGCATCACAGGTGCCAGGAAGGAGGACCAGGGAGCCTACTTCTTCAGAGTGGAGAGAGGAAATGACAAATATAACTACAAAGAGAAGAAGCTGAACTTGCAGGTGACAG CCCAGCCTGACATCGACTTTGAGAAGCCCCTGGTTTCTGGTCAGCCTGCAAGGCTGACCTGCATTGTATGGGGGTCCTGTGATGGGAAAGCCCCCCTGTTCTCCTGGCTGGGGGATGCTCTTGACTCTCTGAGGTCCAAGATTAAGAATTCCCAAGTGCTCAGCTTCACCCCAAGACTCCAAGATCACGGCAGCAACCTCACCTGTCGGGTGAAAGTCCCTCAGGCTCAAGTGAGCACAGAGAGAACCATCAGACTCAATGTGTCCT ATACCCCACAGAACCTCACCATTCACATCTGCAGAGACAACAAAG accacagcatcaagcaatgcaggggacctggcgtgaTGACCAACAGGAGGAGCAGgatcaggaggaggaagaggaagagaaagaacagaggag CCCTGAAGACAGTTCAGAACgcctcctccctctccatcctGGAGGGCCAGGCTCTGCGGCTGCTCTGTGAGGCCGACAGCAACCCTCCTGCAAGGCTGTCCTGGTTCCGGAGGTCCCTTTCTGAGAATGACACCATCCTCTCCAACTCCTCCACCCTGGAGCTGCCATCAGTGAGGAGAATGGATGAAGGGGAGTTCACCTGCCTGGCAGAGAACTATCTGGGCTCCCAGCTTGTCTTTCTGAGCCTTTCTGTGAACT ctaccccccacctgcagggcccctCGTGCTTCTGGGAGGACAAGGTTCTGCACTGCAGCTGCTTCTCCCAGGCCTGGCCAGTCCCTTCCCTGAGCTGGTGGCAGGAGGACCAGGCACTAAGGGCCATCAACAATGAAACCAGCATGGTCACCACCAAATCTGAGGGGCCCTGGGCCAACAGCTCCGTGAGCCTCCGCTGGGGCCTGGGCCCTGGCCTGAGACTCATCTGCAAAGCCCAGAATGCCCATGGGGAGCGCAGCTCAGCTGTTCTGCTGCTGACAGGAG AGCAGGAGCAGGGTTCctggcccctggtcctcaccctcATCAGGGGAGGCCTCATGGGGGCTGGCTTCCTGCTCACTTATGGCCTCACCTGGATCTACTACACTAG GTGCCCAGGCTCCTCCAGCAGACAGAACTAG
- the LOC103127263 gene encoding sialic acid-binding Ig-like lectin 14 isoform X4, producing the protein MGSLLLLLLLLLLLALLWGVEWAQGQWSAGGERAGIQGQGPRINIQAPDPVKVQEGLCVLVPCSFYYPWSSQNNYNILTYWFRGEGDHRTATLVATNYYYWNKVKPEIAGRFKLLSHSTNSCSLSITGARKEDQGAYFFRVERGNDKYNYKEKKLNLQVTAQPDIDFEKPLVSGQPARLTCIVWGSCDGKAPLFSWLGDALDSLRSKIKNSQVLSFTPRLQDHGSNLTCRVKVPQAQVSTERTIRLNVSYTPQNLTIHICRDNKATPHLQGPSCFWEDKVLHCSCFSQAWPVPSLSWWQEDQALRAINNETSMVTTKSEGPWANSSVSLRWGLGPGLRLICKAQNAHGERSSAVLLLTGGSPPSFTCAEQEQGSWPLVLTLIRGGLMGAGFLLTYGLTWIYYTRCPGSSSRQN; encoded by the exons ATGGggtctctgctgctgctgctgctgctgctgctgctgctggcacTGCTGTGGGGGGTTGAGTGGGCACAGGGACAATGGAGTGCAGGGGGAGAGAGGGCAGGGATCCAGGGGCAGGGTCCAAGGATAAACATCCAAGCACCAGATCCAGTGAAGGTGCAGGAGGGGCTGTGTGTCCTTGTGCCCTGCTCCTTCTACTACCCCTGGAGTTCCCAGAATAACTACAACATCCTCACTTACTGGTTCCGGGGTGAGGGTGATCACCGCACTGCTACTCTTGTGGccacaaattattattattggaataAAGTGAAGCCAGAGATTGCGGGCAGATTCAAACTTCTCAGCCACTCCACAAACAGCTGCTCCCTGAGCATCACAGGTGCCAGGAAGGAGGACCAGGGAGCCTACTTCTTCAGAGTGGAGAGAGGAAATGACAAATATAACTACAAAGAGAAGAAGCTGAACTTGCAGGTGACAG CCCAGCCTGACATCGACTTTGAGAAGCCCCTGGTTTCTGGTCAGCCTGCAAGGCTGACCTGCATTGTATGGGGGTCCTGTGATGGGAAAGCCCCCCTGTTCTCCTGGCTGGGGGATGCTCTTGACTCTCTGAGGTCCAAGATTAAGAATTCCCAAGTGCTCAGCTTCACCCCAAGACTCCAAGATCACGGCAGCAACCTCACCTGTCGGGTGAAAGTCCCTCAGGCTCAAGTGAGCACAGAGAGAACCATCAGACTCAATGTGTCCT ATACCCCACAGAACCTCACCATTCACATCTGCAGAGACAACAAAG ctaccccccacctgcagggcccctCGTGCTTCTGGGAGGACAAGGTTCTGCACTGCAGCTGCTTCTCCCAGGCCTGGCCAGTCCCTTCCCTGAGCTGGTGGCAGGAGGACCAGGCACTAAGGGCCATCAACAATGAAACCAGCATGGTCACCACCAAATCTGAGGGGCCCTGGGCCAACAGCTCCGTGAGCCTCCGCTGGGGCCTGGGCCCTGGCCTGAGACTCATCTGCAAAGCCCAGAATGCCCATGGGGAGCGCAGCTCAGCTGTTCTGCTGCTGACAGGAG GAAGCCCACCTTCCTTCACTTGTGCAGAGCAGGAGCAGGGTTCctggcccctggtcctcaccctcATCAGGGGAGGCCTCATGGGGGCTGGCTTCCTGCTCACTTATGGCCTCACCTGGATCTACTACACTAG GTGCCCAGGCTCCTCCAGCAGACAGAACTAG
- the LOC103127263 gene encoding sialic acid-binding Ig-like lectin 14 isoform X3 has product MGSLLLLLLLLLLLALLWGVEWAQGQWSAGGERAGIQGQGPRINIQAPDPVKVQEGLCVLVPCSFYYPWSSQNNYNILTYWFRGEGDHRTATLVATNYYYWNKVKPEIAGRFKLLSHSTNSCSLSITGARKEDQGAYFFRVERGNDKYNYKEKKLNLQVTAQPDIDFEKPLVSGQPARLTCIVWGSCDGKAPLFSWLGDALDSLRSKIKNSQVLSFTPRLQDHGSNLTCRVKVPQAQVSTERTIRLNVSYTPQNLTIHICRDNKALKTVQNASSLSILEGQALRLLCEADSNPPARLSWFRRSLSENDTILSNSSTLELPSVRRMDEGEFTCLAENYLGSQLVFLSLSVNSTPHLQGPSCFWEDKVLHCSCFSQAWPVPSLSWWQEDQALRAINNETSMVTTKSEGPWANSSVSLRWGLGPGLRLICKAQNAHGERSSAVLLLTGGSPPSFTCAEQEQGSWPLVLTLIRGGLMGAGFLLTYGLTWIYYTRCPGSSSRQN; this is encoded by the exons ATGGggtctctgctgctgctgctgctgctgctgctgctgctggcacTGCTGTGGGGGGTTGAGTGGGCACAGGGACAATGGAGTGCAGGGGGAGAGAGGGCAGGGATCCAGGGGCAGGGTCCAAGGATAAACATCCAAGCACCAGATCCAGTGAAGGTGCAGGAGGGGCTGTGTGTCCTTGTGCCCTGCTCCTTCTACTACCCCTGGAGTTCCCAGAATAACTACAACATCCTCACTTACTGGTTCCGGGGTGAGGGTGATCACCGCACTGCTACTCTTGTGGccacaaattattattattggaataAAGTGAAGCCAGAGATTGCGGGCAGATTCAAACTTCTCAGCCACTCCACAAACAGCTGCTCCCTGAGCATCACAGGTGCCAGGAAGGAGGACCAGGGAGCCTACTTCTTCAGAGTGGAGAGAGGAAATGACAAATATAACTACAAAGAGAAGAAGCTGAACTTGCAGGTGACAG CCCAGCCTGACATCGACTTTGAGAAGCCCCTGGTTTCTGGTCAGCCTGCAAGGCTGACCTGCATTGTATGGGGGTCCTGTGATGGGAAAGCCCCCCTGTTCTCCTGGCTGGGGGATGCTCTTGACTCTCTGAGGTCCAAGATTAAGAATTCCCAAGTGCTCAGCTTCACCCCAAGACTCCAAGATCACGGCAGCAACCTCACCTGTCGGGTGAAAGTCCCTCAGGCTCAAGTGAGCACAGAGAGAACCATCAGACTCAATGTGTCCT ATACCCCACAGAACCTCACCATTCACATCTGCAGAGACAACAAAG CCCTGAAGACAGTTCAGAACgcctcctccctctccatcctGGAGGGCCAGGCTCTGCGGCTGCTCTGTGAGGCCGACAGCAACCCTCCTGCAAGGCTGTCCTGGTTCCGGAGGTCCCTTTCTGAGAATGACACCATCCTCTCCAACTCCTCCACCCTGGAGCTGCCATCAGTGAGGAGAATGGATGAAGGGGAGTTCACCTGCCTGGCAGAGAACTATCTGGGCTCCCAGCTTGTCTTTCTGAGCCTTTCTGTGAACT ctaccccccacctgcagggcccctCGTGCTTCTGGGAGGACAAGGTTCTGCACTGCAGCTGCTTCTCCCAGGCCTGGCCAGTCCCTTCCCTGAGCTGGTGGCAGGAGGACCAGGCACTAAGGGCCATCAACAATGAAACCAGCATGGTCACCACCAAATCTGAGGGGCCCTGGGCCAACAGCTCCGTGAGCCTCCGCTGGGGCCTGGGCCCTGGCCTGAGACTCATCTGCAAAGCCCAGAATGCCCATGGGGAGCGCAGCTCAGCTGTTCTGCTGCTGACAGGAG GAAGCCCACCTTCCTTCACTTGTGCAGAGCAGGAGCAGGGTTCctggcccctggtcctcaccctcATCAGGGGAGGCCTCATGGGGGCTGGCTTCCTGCTCACTTATGGCCTCACCTGGATCTACTACACTAG GTGCCCAGGCTCCTCCAGCAGACAGAACTAG
- the LOC103127263 gene encoding sialic acid-binding Ig-like lectin 5 isoform X1 — protein sequence MGSLLLLLLLLLLLALLWGVEWAQGQWSAGGERAGIQGQGPRINIQAPDPVKVQEGLCVLVPCSFYYPWSSQNNYNILTYWFRGEGDHRTATLVATNYYYWNKVKPEIAGRFKLLSHSTNSCSLSITGARKEDQGAYFFRVERGNDKYNYKEKKLNLQVTAQPDIDFEKPLVSGQPARLTCIVWGSCDGKAPLFSWLGDALDSLRSKIKNSQVLSFTPRLQDHGSNLTCRVKVPQAQVSTERTIRLNVSYTPQNLTIHICRDNKDHSIKQCRGPGVMTNRRSRIRRRKRKRKNRGALKTVQNASSLSILEGQALRLLCEADSNPPARLSWFRRSLSENDTILSNSSTLELPSVRRMDEGEFTCLAENYLGSQLVFLSLSVNSTPHLQGPSCFWEDKVLHCSCFSQAWPVPSLSWWQEDQALRAINNETSMVTTKSEGPWANSSVSLRWGLGPGLRLICKAQNAHGERSSAVLLLTGGSPPSFTCAEQEQGSWPLVLTLIRGGLMGAGFLLTYGLTWIYYTRCPGSSSRQN from the exons ATGGggtctctgctgctgctgctgctgctgctgctgctgctggcacTGCTGTGGGGGGTTGAGTGGGCACAGGGACAATGGAGTGCAGGGGGAGAGAGGGCAGGGATCCAGGGGCAGGGTCCAAGGATAAACATCCAAGCACCAGATCCAGTGAAGGTGCAGGAGGGGCTGTGTGTCCTTGTGCCCTGCTCCTTCTACTACCCCTGGAGTTCCCAGAATAACTACAACATCCTCACTTACTGGTTCCGGGGTGAGGGTGATCACCGCACTGCTACTCTTGTGGccacaaattattattattggaataAAGTGAAGCCAGAGATTGCGGGCAGATTCAAACTTCTCAGCCACTCCACAAACAGCTGCTCCCTGAGCATCACAGGTGCCAGGAAGGAGGACCAGGGAGCCTACTTCTTCAGAGTGGAGAGAGGAAATGACAAATATAACTACAAAGAGAAGAAGCTGAACTTGCAGGTGACAG CCCAGCCTGACATCGACTTTGAGAAGCCCCTGGTTTCTGGTCAGCCTGCAAGGCTGACCTGCATTGTATGGGGGTCCTGTGATGGGAAAGCCCCCCTGTTCTCCTGGCTGGGGGATGCTCTTGACTCTCTGAGGTCCAAGATTAAGAATTCCCAAGTGCTCAGCTTCACCCCAAGACTCCAAGATCACGGCAGCAACCTCACCTGTCGGGTGAAAGTCCCTCAGGCTCAAGTGAGCACAGAGAGAACCATCAGACTCAATGTGTCCT ATACCCCACAGAACCTCACCATTCACATCTGCAGAGACAACAAAG accacagcatcaagcaatgcaggggacctggcgtgaTGACCAACAGGAGGAGCAGgatcaggaggaggaagaggaagagaaagaacagaggag CCCTGAAGACAGTTCAGAACgcctcctccctctccatcctGGAGGGCCAGGCTCTGCGGCTGCTCTGTGAGGCCGACAGCAACCCTCCTGCAAGGCTGTCCTGGTTCCGGAGGTCCCTTTCTGAGAATGACACCATCCTCTCCAACTCCTCCACCCTGGAGCTGCCATCAGTGAGGAGAATGGATGAAGGGGAGTTCACCTGCCTGGCAGAGAACTATCTGGGCTCCCAGCTTGTCTTTCTGAGCCTTTCTGTGAACT ctaccccccacctgcagggcccctCGTGCTTCTGGGAGGACAAGGTTCTGCACTGCAGCTGCTTCTCCCAGGCCTGGCCAGTCCCTTCCCTGAGCTGGTGGCAGGAGGACCAGGCACTAAGGGCCATCAACAATGAAACCAGCATGGTCACCACCAAATCTGAGGGGCCCTGGGCCAACAGCTCCGTGAGCCTCCGCTGGGGCCTGGGCCCTGGCCTGAGACTCATCTGCAAAGCCCAGAATGCCCATGGGGAGCGCAGCTCAGCTGTTCTGCTGCTGACAGGAG GAAGCCCACCTTCCTTCACTTGTGCAGAGCAGGAGCAGGGTTCctggcccctggtcctcaccctcATCAGGGGAGGCCTCATGGGGGCTGGCTTCCTGCTCACTTATGGCCTCACCTGGATCTACTACACTAG GTGCCCAGGCTCCTCCAGCAGACAGAACTAG